In the Vicia villosa cultivar HV-30 ecotype Madison, WI unplaced genomic scaffold, Vvil1.0 ctg.001648F_1_1_3, whole genome shotgun sequence genome, one interval contains:
- the LOC131636149 gene encoding uncharacterized protein LOC131636149, translated as MIKVTPRNILSDLKRKKPDSVSNIKLVYNERYRLNIEKKGPRLEMQQLLKLLGDNKYVSRYRACEDNVIVRDIFWTPPESINLFNTFPTVIDSTYKANKYRLMLLEIIGVTSTNKQFSV; from the coding sequence ATGATCAAAGTTACGCCGAGAAACATACTTTCCGATTTGAAACGAAAAAAACCAGATAGTGTTTCAAACATTAAGCTGGTATACAATGAACGTTACAGACTGAACATTGAGAAAAAAGGTCCTAGGTTGGAAATGCAACAACTGTTGAAACTTTTGGGTGATAATAAATATGTTTCAAGGTACAGAGCTTGTGAGGACAATGTTATCGTTCGTGACATATTTTGGACTCCTCCCGAAAGTATCAACTTGTTCAACACATTCCCAACCGTAATTGATTCGACGTACAAggccaacaagtataggcttatGCTTCTAGAAATTATTGGTGTGACATCTACTAACAAGCAATTTTCGGTTTGA
- the LOC131636145 gene encoding endoribonuclease Dicer homolog 2-like isoform X2, with product MEEALMEMDHYSQKQVVPDALSFARSYQLEALDRAIRENTIVYLETGSGKTLIAIMLLRSYAHHLRKPSPYISVFLVPKVVLVSQQAAALRNHTDLKVGMYWGDMGVDYWDEATWKKEMGKHEVLVMTPAILLNCLRHSFIKLNMIKVLIMDECHHAAGKHPYACIMTEFYHHQLRCGITELPRIFGMTASPIKSKAANSESTLSKNIRELMTLMHSKVYTCLSEAVISQFVPTSTPKFWFYKDNAISFTQFGDLAKKLNILKQQHELYITSSDLTKSAVESALKKIARIFTASIFCLDELGVWLALKAAESLSSIEIETFLWGHSGDQIVKKFSSATMMTLQSYIPFDPPWTIGNNMNFDVDMGLLTSKVSCLIDCLLEYRGLSEMRCIVFVERVITAIVLEILLNTLLPKYNSWRTKFIAGNSSKLQNQSRKCQNEIVEEFRMGLVNVIVATSILEEGLDVQSCNLVIRFDPSPTVCSFVQSRGRARMQNSDYILMVKSGDSVTRSRLEKYLDGGDMMRKESLRYSSLPCECLESDLFHNQAYRVASTQAVVNLSSSITLLYLYCSRLPSDGYFKPTPRWDKEKGILYLPKSCPLHAIHVQGDTKYLKNIACLEACKQLHQIGALTDNLVPSIAFEEAEAEKFGNEPYDEEKPSYVPSELVNRVPNNSNTIYYCYLIELKQNFVYDITVQDIFLATRVELDQEIGCVQFDMGFDKGSLSVTLRYKGSINLSPNQVILCKRFQVNVLGVLMNHKTEKEVVLGKCCLEDDFEIDYLLLPSIAIEQTPVVDWLTINSVHPSLIECVHHKSNIHTKKGLVCSCLLQNALICTPHNGRTYITTDIMELNGNSPLEVRDGEVTTYKKYFRQKHGIQLHFEHQRLLKARHVFPVKNYCHGYRQAKDRDVSKTFVELPPELCYIIMSPLPVSTLYSYAFIPSIMHRIEGMLVASNFKKMHLDHCPQNGIQTFKVLEAMTTKTCKETFHYESLETLGDSFLKYAVSQQLFYTYHTHHEGLLSVKREKIISNAALSKLGCGFSLPGFIRNEAFDPKTWIIPGAKSKSFTIKEIDFKRTKIYTRGNRKLKRKIVADVVEALIGAFLSTGGETAALLFMDWVGIKVNFNITPYERQLNACPDNIVNVRFLESLLKYSFRDRSLLVEAMTHGSYMLPDVPRCYQRLEYLGDSVLDYLITMHLYKEYPGMSPGQLTDMRSASVNNDCYAMSAIKVQLHKHVLHASQELHKHIVATLDKFDQQSSSSTFGWESEASFPKVLGDIIESLAGAILVDSGYNKEVVWRSIRPLLEPLVTPNTLTIHPIRELTELCQKMNYSMDKTLSRDEEGVTSCRVEVIADGVAHQYEYIGTADRKAATRLACKGVLNILQKETLGN from the exons ATGGAAGAAGCTCTCATGGAAATGGATCACTATAGTCAGAAGCAGGTTGTGCCTGATGCTCTTTCCTTTGCTAGAAG CTATCAACTTGAAGCGTTGGACAGAGCGATTCGTGAAAATACTATAGTGTATTTAGAGACTGGTTCTGGAAAGACTTTGATAGCCATCATGCTTCTCAGAAGCTACGCTCATCACCTCCGAAAGCCTTCTCCTTACATTTCGGTTTTTTTGGTTCCCAAAGTTGTACTGGTTTCTCAA CAAGCTGCGGCATTGAGAAATCACACTGATTTGAAAGTTGGAATGTactggggagacatgggtgttgACTATTGGGATGAAGCTACATGGAAAAAGGAGATGGGCAAACACGAG GTACTTGTAATGACTCCAGCAATATTGCTTAATTGCCTGAGGCACAGCTTTATCAAACTGAATATGATAAAGGTTTTAATAATGGACGAATGCCATCATGCCGCGGGAAAACACCCCTATGCTTGTATCATGACT GAATTCTATCATCATCAACTAAGATGTGGTATCACCGAGCTTCCTAGAATTTTTGGGATGACTGCTTCCCCAATTAAATCGAAAG CTGCAAATTCTGAATCGACCTTGTCAAAAAATATTCGAGAACTAATGACTCTAATGCATTCAaag gtATACACATGTTTAAGTGAAGCTGTCATCTCACAGTTTGTACCAACCTCTACACCAAAATTCTGGTTTTACAAGGACAATGCGATTTCATTTACGCAATTCGGAGATTTGGCCAAGAAACTCAACATATTAAAACAACAG CACGAGCTTTACATCACAAGTTCAGATTTGACTAAATCAGCTGTGGAATCTGCACTAAAAAAAATAGCAAGGATTTTTACTGCCTCAATATTCTGCTTGGACGAGCTTGGTGTTTGGTTGGCTTTGAAG GCTGCAGAGTCCTTATCTTCCATTGAAATTGAAACTTTCTTATGGGGTCACTCAGGTGATCAAATTGTCAAAAAGTTTAGTTCAGCTACTATGATGACACTGCAAAGTTACATACCATTTG ATCCTCCGTGGACTATTGGTAACAATATGAATTTTGACGTGGATATGGGTCTATTGACCTCCAAAGTGTCCTGTCTTATTGACTGTCTACTTGAGTACAG GGGTTTATCCGAAATGAGATGCATAGTTTTTGTGGAAAGGGTCATTACGGCTATTGTCCTTGAGATTCTATTGAACACTTTGCTTCCGAAATACAATAGCTGGAGGACTAAATTCATTGCAGGAAACAGTAGTAAATTGCAAAACCAATCTCGAAAATGTCAAAATGAAATCGTGGAAGAATTTCGTATGGGATTG GTCAATGTCATTGTTGCAACATCAATTCTTGAAGAGGGTTTAGATGTTCAAAGTTGTAATTTGGTTATTAGATTTGACCCATCCCCCACAGTTTGCAGTTTCGTACAGTCTCGAGGCCGTGCAAGAATGCaaaattcagattatatattGATGGTTAAGAG TGGGGATTCAGTTACACGTTCTCGATTAGAGAAATACCTTGATGGCGGGGACATGATGAGAAAGGAGTCTTTGCGTTATTCTTCCCTTCCATGTGAATGTCTTGAAAGTGATCTATTTCATAATCAAGCTTACCGTGTTGCAAGCACTCAAGCTGTTGTCAATCTTAGTTCTAGCATTACTCTGTTATACTTATATTGCTCAAGGCTCCCTTCAGATGG GTACTTTAAACCGACTCCAAGATGGGACAAAGAGAAAGGAATATTGTATCTTCCTAAGAGCTGTCCTCTACATGCTATTCATGTACAAGGTGACACAAAGTACTTAAAGAATATTGCATGCCTTGAAGCATGCAAACAACTTCATCAGATTGGAGCGTTGACAGATAATCTCGTTCCTTCTATTGCCTTTGAAGAAGCAGAGGCGGAGAAGTTTG GGAATGAACCATATGATGAGGAGAAACCAAGTTATGTTCCATCTGAATTGGTGAACCGCGTGCCGAATAATAGTAACACAATCTACTATTGTTATTTAATAGAGTTAAAACAAAATTTTGTCTATGATATCACCGTTCAAGACATTTTTCTTGCAACTAGAGTTGAACTTGATCAAGAAATTGGATGCGTACAATTTGACATGGGTTTCGATAAAGGCAGCTTGTCCGTGACCTTGAGATACAAAGGAAGCATTAATCTCTCGCCCAATCAG GTTATTCTGTGTAAAAGATTCCAGGTTAATGTCCTTGGAGTTCTTATGAATCATAAAACCGAAAAGGAAGTCGTTTTAGGGAAATGTTGTTTGGAAGATGATTTTGAGATTGATTATCTTTTGTTGCCATCTATTGCTATAGAGCAAACACCAGTTGTTGATTGGTTAACTATTAATTCCGTTCATCCATCTCTAATCGAGTGTGTGCATCATAAATCCAATATACATACCAAAAAGGGTTTAGTTTGCAGTTGTTTATTGCAAAATGCTTTGATTTGTACTCCGCATAATGGTCGGACTTACATCACCACTGATATAATGGAATTAAACGGAAATTCTCCTCTAGAAGTAAGAGATGGTGAAGTTACCACATATAAGAAGTACTTTAGACAAAA GCATGGCATTCAATTACATTTTGAGCATCAACGCCTACTTAAGGCTAGACATGTTTTTCCGGTAAAGAATTATTGTCACGGATACAGACAAGCTAAGGACAGAG ATGTGAGCAAGACATTTGTTGAATTACCTCCTGAACTCTGCTATATAATTATGTCACCATTACCAGTCAGCACGCTTTATTCATATGCATTTATTCCATCCATCATGCATAGAATTGAGGGAATGCTTGTAGCTTCGAACTTTAAAAAGATGCATTTGGATCATTGCCCACAGAATGGGATTCAAACATTCAAG GTCTTGGAAGCAATGACCACAAAGACATGCAAGGAGACCTTTCATTACGAGTCTCTAGAGACACTTGGAGATTCTTTTTTAAAATATGCTGTTAGCCAACAGCTATTTTATACATATCATACTCACCATGAGGGTCTTCTCAGTGTGAAGagggagaagataatttctaatGCTGCCCTCAGTAAGTTAGGTTGCGGTTTTAGTCTTCCG GGCTTCATACGAAATGAAGCTTTTGATCCTAAGACGTGGATCATTCCTGGAGCTAAATCAAAAAGTTTTACAATAAAAGAGATAGATTTCAAGAGGACAAAAATTTATACTCGAGGAAATAGAAAGTTGAAACGGAAAATTGTTGCTGACGTTGTTGAAGCACTAATTGGTGCATTCCTTAGCACTGGTGGTGAGACAGCTGCATTGTTGTTTATGGATTGGGTTGGTATCAAAGTGAATTTTAATATTACACCCTATGAGCGACAATTGAATGCTTGTCCCGACAATATAGTTAATGTAAGGTTTCTAGAATCCTTATTAAAGTACTCTTTTAGGGACCGGTCTCTGTTAGTAGAAGCAATGACACACGGTTCTTACATGCTGCCTGACGTGCCTAGATGCTATCAG CGACTTGAATATCTAGGAGACTCGGTGTTGGATTATCTAATTACTATGCATTTGTATAAAGAATATCCTGGCATGTCACCTGGGCAGTTGACTGACATGAGGTCTGCCTCTGTGAATAATGACTGTTATGCAATGTCTGCCATAAAGGTTCAATTGCATAAACATGTACTCCACGCGTCTCAGGAGTTACATAAACATATTGTAGCTACGCTTGATAAATTTGACCAACAGTCTTCATCATCCACTTTTGGATGGGAGTCCGAGGCATCATTCCCCAAG GTGCTTGGAGACATTATAGAGTCTCTAGCTGGTGCTATTCTAGTTGATTCAGGATACAACAAGGAGGTTGTGTGGCGAAGTATAAGGCCTCTTTTGGAACCTCTTGTAACACCAAATACATTAACGATTCATCCCATCAGAGAATTAACTGAACTTTGTCAGAAAATGAATTATAGTATGGATAAGACCTTGTCCCGGGATGAAGAAGGTGTTACTAGTTGTAGAGTTGAAGTAATAGCTGATGGAGTAGCTCACCAGTATGAGTACATAGGTACTGCTGACAGGAAAGCAGCCACAAGGCTAGCCTGCAAAGGTGTTTTGAATATCTTGCAGAAGGAAACTTTAGGTAATTGA
- the LOC131636145 gene encoding endoribonuclease Dicer homolog 2-like isoform X1, translating into MSADVMEEALMEMDHYSQKQVVPDALSFARSYQLEALDRAIRENTIVYLETGSGKTLIAIMLLRSYAHHLRKPSPYISVFLVPKVVLVSQQAAALRNHTDLKVGMYWGDMGVDYWDEATWKKEMGKHEVLVMTPAILLNCLRHSFIKLNMIKVLIMDECHHAAGKHPYACIMTEFYHHQLRCGITELPRIFGMTASPIKSKAANSESTLSKNIRELMTLMHSKVYTCLSEAVISQFVPTSTPKFWFYKDNAISFTQFGDLAKKLNILKQQHELYITSSDLTKSAVESALKKIARIFTASIFCLDELGVWLALKAAESLSSIEIETFLWGHSGDQIVKKFSSATMMTLQSYIPFDPPWTIGNNMNFDVDMGLLTSKVSCLIDCLLEYRGLSEMRCIVFVERVITAIVLEILLNTLLPKYNSWRTKFIAGNSSKLQNQSRKCQNEIVEEFRMGLVNVIVATSILEEGLDVQSCNLVIRFDPSPTVCSFVQSRGRARMQNSDYILMVKSGDSVTRSRLEKYLDGGDMMRKESLRYSSLPCECLESDLFHNQAYRVASTQAVVNLSSSITLLYLYCSRLPSDGYFKPTPRWDKEKGILYLPKSCPLHAIHVQGDTKYLKNIACLEACKQLHQIGALTDNLVPSIAFEEAEAEKFGNEPYDEEKPSYVPSELVNRVPNNSNTIYYCYLIELKQNFVYDITVQDIFLATRVELDQEIGCVQFDMGFDKGSLSVTLRYKGSINLSPNQVILCKRFQVNVLGVLMNHKTEKEVVLGKCCLEDDFEIDYLLLPSIAIEQTPVVDWLTINSVHPSLIECVHHKSNIHTKKGLVCSCLLQNALICTPHNGRTYITTDIMELNGNSPLEVRDGEVTTYKKYFRQKHGIQLHFEHQRLLKARHVFPVKNYCHGYRQAKDRDVSKTFVELPPELCYIIMSPLPVSTLYSYAFIPSIMHRIEGMLVASNFKKMHLDHCPQNGIQTFKVLEAMTTKTCKETFHYESLETLGDSFLKYAVSQQLFYTYHTHHEGLLSVKREKIISNAALSKLGCGFSLPGFIRNEAFDPKTWIIPGAKSKSFTIKEIDFKRTKIYTRGNRKLKRKIVADVVEALIGAFLSTGGETAALLFMDWVGIKVNFNITPYERQLNACPDNIVNVRFLESLLKYSFRDRSLLVEAMTHGSYMLPDVPRCYQRLEYLGDSVLDYLITMHLYKEYPGMSPGQLTDMRSASVNNDCYAMSAIKVQLHKHVLHASQELHKHIVATLDKFDQQSSSSTFGWESEASFPKVLGDIIESLAGAILVDSGYNKEVVWRSIRPLLEPLVTPNTLTIHPIRELTELCQKMNYSMDKTLSRDEEGVTSCRVEVIADGVAHQYEYIGTADRKAATRLACKGVLNILQKETLGN; encoded by the exons a TGTCAGCGGATGTTATGGAAGAAGCTCTCATGGAAATGGATCACTATAGTCAGAAGCAGGTTGTGCCTGATGCTCTTTCCTTTGCTAGAAG CTATCAACTTGAAGCGTTGGACAGAGCGATTCGTGAAAATACTATAGTGTATTTAGAGACTGGTTCTGGAAAGACTTTGATAGCCATCATGCTTCTCAGAAGCTACGCTCATCACCTCCGAAAGCCTTCTCCTTACATTTCGGTTTTTTTGGTTCCCAAAGTTGTACTGGTTTCTCAA CAAGCTGCGGCATTGAGAAATCACACTGATTTGAAAGTTGGAATGTactggggagacatgggtgttgACTATTGGGATGAAGCTACATGGAAAAAGGAGATGGGCAAACACGAG GTACTTGTAATGACTCCAGCAATATTGCTTAATTGCCTGAGGCACAGCTTTATCAAACTGAATATGATAAAGGTTTTAATAATGGACGAATGCCATCATGCCGCGGGAAAACACCCCTATGCTTGTATCATGACT GAATTCTATCATCATCAACTAAGATGTGGTATCACCGAGCTTCCTAGAATTTTTGGGATGACTGCTTCCCCAATTAAATCGAAAG CTGCAAATTCTGAATCGACCTTGTCAAAAAATATTCGAGAACTAATGACTCTAATGCATTCAaag gtATACACATGTTTAAGTGAAGCTGTCATCTCACAGTTTGTACCAACCTCTACACCAAAATTCTGGTTTTACAAGGACAATGCGATTTCATTTACGCAATTCGGAGATTTGGCCAAGAAACTCAACATATTAAAACAACAG CACGAGCTTTACATCACAAGTTCAGATTTGACTAAATCAGCTGTGGAATCTGCACTAAAAAAAATAGCAAGGATTTTTACTGCCTCAATATTCTGCTTGGACGAGCTTGGTGTTTGGTTGGCTTTGAAG GCTGCAGAGTCCTTATCTTCCATTGAAATTGAAACTTTCTTATGGGGTCACTCAGGTGATCAAATTGTCAAAAAGTTTAGTTCAGCTACTATGATGACACTGCAAAGTTACATACCATTTG ATCCTCCGTGGACTATTGGTAACAATATGAATTTTGACGTGGATATGGGTCTATTGACCTCCAAAGTGTCCTGTCTTATTGACTGTCTACTTGAGTACAG GGGTTTATCCGAAATGAGATGCATAGTTTTTGTGGAAAGGGTCATTACGGCTATTGTCCTTGAGATTCTATTGAACACTTTGCTTCCGAAATACAATAGCTGGAGGACTAAATTCATTGCAGGAAACAGTAGTAAATTGCAAAACCAATCTCGAAAATGTCAAAATGAAATCGTGGAAGAATTTCGTATGGGATTG GTCAATGTCATTGTTGCAACATCAATTCTTGAAGAGGGTTTAGATGTTCAAAGTTGTAATTTGGTTATTAGATTTGACCCATCCCCCACAGTTTGCAGTTTCGTACAGTCTCGAGGCCGTGCAAGAATGCaaaattcagattatatattGATGGTTAAGAG TGGGGATTCAGTTACACGTTCTCGATTAGAGAAATACCTTGATGGCGGGGACATGATGAGAAAGGAGTCTTTGCGTTATTCTTCCCTTCCATGTGAATGTCTTGAAAGTGATCTATTTCATAATCAAGCTTACCGTGTTGCAAGCACTCAAGCTGTTGTCAATCTTAGTTCTAGCATTACTCTGTTATACTTATATTGCTCAAGGCTCCCTTCAGATGG GTACTTTAAACCGACTCCAAGATGGGACAAAGAGAAAGGAATATTGTATCTTCCTAAGAGCTGTCCTCTACATGCTATTCATGTACAAGGTGACACAAAGTACTTAAAGAATATTGCATGCCTTGAAGCATGCAAACAACTTCATCAGATTGGAGCGTTGACAGATAATCTCGTTCCTTCTATTGCCTTTGAAGAAGCAGAGGCGGAGAAGTTTG GGAATGAACCATATGATGAGGAGAAACCAAGTTATGTTCCATCTGAATTGGTGAACCGCGTGCCGAATAATAGTAACACAATCTACTATTGTTATTTAATAGAGTTAAAACAAAATTTTGTCTATGATATCACCGTTCAAGACATTTTTCTTGCAACTAGAGTTGAACTTGATCAAGAAATTGGATGCGTACAATTTGACATGGGTTTCGATAAAGGCAGCTTGTCCGTGACCTTGAGATACAAAGGAAGCATTAATCTCTCGCCCAATCAG GTTATTCTGTGTAAAAGATTCCAGGTTAATGTCCTTGGAGTTCTTATGAATCATAAAACCGAAAAGGAAGTCGTTTTAGGGAAATGTTGTTTGGAAGATGATTTTGAGATTGATTATCTTTTGTTGCCATCTATTGCTATAGAGCAAACACCAGTTGTTGATTGGTTAACTATTAATTCCGTTCATCCATCTCTAATCGAGTGTGTGCATCATAAATCCAATATACATACCAAAAAGGGTTTAGTTTGCAGTTGTTTATTGCAAAATGCTTTGATTTGTACTCCGCATAATGGTCGGACTTACATCACCACTGATATAATGGAATTAAACGGAAATTCTCCTCTAGAAGTAAGAGATGGTGAAGTTACCACATATAAGAAGTACTTTAGACAAAA GCATGGCATTCAATTACATTTTGAGCATCAACGCCTACTTAAGGCTAGACATGTTTTTCCGGTAAAGAATTATTGTCACGGATACAGACAAGCTAAGGACAGAG ATGTGAGCAAGACATTTGTTGAATTACCTCCTGAACTCTGCTATATAATTATGTCACCATTACCAGTCAGCACGCTTTATTCATATGCATTTATTCCATCCATCATGCATAGAATTGAGGGAATGCTTGTAGCTTCGAACTTTAAAAAGATGCATTTGGATCATTGCCCACAGAATGGGATTCAAACATTCAAG GTCTTGGAAGCAATGACCACAAAGACATGCAAGGAGACCTTTCATTACGAGTCTCTAGAGACACTTGGAGATTCTTTTTTAAAATATGCTGTTAGCCAACAGCTATTTTATACATATCATACTCACCATGAGGGTCTTCTCAGTGTGAAGagggagaagataatttctaatGCTGCCCTCAGTAAGTTAGGTTGCGGTTTTAGTCTTCCG GGCTTCATACGAAATGAAGCTTTTGATCCTAAGACGTGGATCATTCCTGGAGCTAAATCAAAAAGTTTTACAATAAAAGAGATAGATTTCAAGAGGACAAAAATTTATACTCGAGGAAATAGAAAGTTGAAACGGAAAATTGTTGCTGACGTTGTTGAAGCACTAATTGGTGCATTCCTTAGCACTGGTGGTGAGACAGCTGCATTGTTGTTTATGGATTGGGTTGGTATCAAAGTGAATTTTAATATTACACCCTATGAGCGACAATTGAATGCTTGTCCCGACAATATAGTTAATGTAAGGTTTCTAGAATCCTTATTAAAGTACTCTTTTAGGGACCGGTCTCTGTTAGTAGAAGCAATGACACACGGTTCTTACATGCTGCCTGACGTGCCTAGATGCTATCAG CGACTTGAATATCTAGGAGACTCGGTGTTGGATTATCTAATTACTATGCATTTGTATAAAGAATATCCTGGCATGTCACCTGGGCAGTTGACTGACATGAGGTCTGCCTCTGTGAATAATGACTGTTATGCAATGTCTGCCATAAAGGTTCAATTGCATAAACATGTACTCCACGCGTCTCAGGAGTTACATAAACATATTGTAGCTACGCTTGATAAATTTGACCAACAGTCTTCATCATCCACTTTTGGATGGGAGTCCGAGGCATCATTCCCCAAG GTGCTTGGAGACATTATAGAGTCTCTAGCTGGTGCTATTCTAGTTGATTCAGGATACAACAAGGAGGTTGTGTGGCGAAGTATAAGGCCTCTTTTGGAACCTCTTGTAACACCAAATACATTAACGATTCATCCCATCAGAGAATTAACTGAACTTTGTCAGAAAATGAATTATAGTATGGATAAGACCTTGTCCCGGGATGAAGAAGGTGTTACTAGTTGTAGAGTTGAAGTAATAGCTGATGGAGTAGCTCACCAGTATGAGTACATAGGTACTGCTGACAGGAAAGCAGCCACAAGGCTAGCCTGCAAAGGTGTTTTGAATATCTTGCAGAAGGAAACTTTAGGTAATTGA